From the Candidatus Pantoea soli genome, one window contains:
- a CDS encoding autotransporter outer membrane beta-barrel domain-containing protein yields MSFKLNPIVLSLLAVPGLILPVQPIPAAIIKPFDPQKNDDKAGVFCVCNGSTQSLTGLPQFAAGKSGAVTTTLGQLQKEGRIFTDNLTGRERLSTGAQNFDVLIADAQNGTYTHFQAYDSLAIAQLAPVSLSQSVTDYEDVHGAQYLDARVAQVSHGTINVALGQPGADTLANGWAMAAKQSRLFTATQSGNINWAGDNRVTFTAIQAPAGARWAYDGDSLVTYSGNIAVTTKDGNTTRFTITQLSDLRQYNDWLIAQLAVANLDPARYNAEFNKAFTLSTGSVVWALNTQDLHDEVLKPTGERVVLSADGPGATATIQAGKSLEVANASGGAMRADHGATAIVNGRLAASGDALNGNEALVLSGNSRGINNGVINGGFFRRADGSGAEGWPAGHSENTVLVQASHFTNNGVINHAISAAPPRGSSSALTLTDSAAAVNNGALNLGMTDVNGSGSSSAVTLAGDHARFINNGTLYLGRSAQDRPGDSSQDRALRQSGGTFGINQFAASSAINNGQIVLGSKVQNAVAMQVSGSADAVTRNNGVIVVNGRAQFRPAENVALQVKDAGSAGQVGNAGTITLNGDNATGLKVIATADNRAYGWSSGVINVTGEADALNGTRNTAVWVTAEPGGTASADVSGPIRLSGRAAIGIRAEGNATVTLAPDAGLVSAGGEDQISYLADGPAARINLPAGGTYRTAGTGSTLFRYQEGADFDGRGMTLAPDGVFSTGVIGSGAGTAVFTHGAALEIGGYATGVVIEGGAQGEIDAASRITLEQAGSTVAMADGNKHDLTRYITNPIAHPWPGTLLVNNATINGSGAGQRALIAQNQAQLINNGSITLSGGGSYAIQALTGGKVVNNADIAIAGDSAALYAEGYRFSGDGVTPAAIINYAALHVSAGDAPAYAPAHGMLGVGDRAELYQNGTVTLSGSHSVAVEVDSARATLSAGSRISGDSAGQTALIAGNGAAIFNQGSLTLGGDNSTAARLYSGGNLINSGTIEVARGIGIDVSDGNGQYTQRAGNLHVGGGTAALRVGRNGILSIAGDGEGESYDNYPSTLWSSGGTDTVLLDSGAAGLRADHVNLSGGSEGGRVLNNRAETADIALNYVRLDINGGTGIRSATAFDPGGHAWINVTGGGTGYLFANEDGSATHNDLLIGPDYYFFVSGNSTAIRASTTGRVINAGTIAIYDFSGGSAIVTRNASEVINQGNIISLSTAAPIIDLRGGQSRFINTGTISAPFPETVVVAGGASDDQIALLAGSVTGEVNTGNGNDSLQLSGGTLNGSVTMGSGKNQAWIEGVSLAQTRHITSDSGPGSALSFSDITARGGSFSTDDRQKGTNLGSGWSTLNFYHTRWTLTDNLKLAHSTINIDPTSTLFAGNGLNPQLSGATADSLQVNNAGMLDLTNGSGTPGNRLRINGTLASAGGQAKLNTQLRDGGTSDNLLVQGNVSGTTLLAVTPVMSTMPVLTPPQGITLAQVTGNASTQSFALARNYVAAGPYQYGLYASNGETGWHYRLASNFITDSAGRAVRPALTPQMPSWISAPVALTYYNLAVTDDLHKRLGELRSADGAAGEMFIRYLGSALTYHTDRQSPQYGYDFDLDYSAVQLGGNLLHLDGLSDSLRAGIAYTRGNARLRPRAADGYSSTSIDSDTLSLYATWLRDSGWYVDGALSLDWHRGDTDIARQQKAGKLRGNGWSTSLETGYPWPLIRGLRLTPQAQLLYQRLTLDDITDADNARIQWRAYDQTLGRAGLQLDRSWQDAGGRTYTPYVRTSYTRGWGGAASMRAGVSDSAERVSFTSGHIGQMWDAGLGATAALSSDISLYAEADYRRQINGNGSAGWRYNAGMRWAF; encoded by the coding sequence AAACGGCTGGGCCATGGCCGCGAAGCAGAGCCGCTTATTTACCGCAACCCAAAGCGGCAACATCAACTGGGCCGGCGATAACCGTGTAACCTTTACCGCCATTCAGGCTCCGGCTGGCGCGCGCTGGGCGTATGACGGTGACAGCCTGGTGACCTACAGCGGCAACATCGCCGTGACGACCAAAGACGGCAACACGACCCGCTTTACCATCACGCAACTGAGTGATCTGCGACAGTACAATGACTGGCTGATTGCGCAACTCGCGGTCGCTAATCTGGATCCGGCACGCTATAACGCGGAATTCAATAAAGCCTTCACGCTCTCCACCGGCAGCGTGGTCTGGGCCCTGAATACGCAGGATCTGCATGATGAGGTGCTGAAACCCACCGGCGAGCGCGTGGTGCTGAGTGCGGACGGGCCGGGGGCAACGGCAACGATTCAGGCAGGCAAATCGCTGGAGGTCGCCAACGCCAGCGGTGGGGCAATGCGCGCTGACCATGGCGCAACGGCGATCGTGAATGGCCGACTCGCCGCCAGCGGCGATGCGCTGAACGGCAACGAAGCGCTGGTGTTAAGCGGCAACAGTCGCGGCATCAATAACGGTGTCATCAACGGCGGTTTCTTTCGTCGCGCCGATGGCAGCGGCGCAGAGGGTTGGCCAGCCGGTCACAGTGAAAACACCGTGCTGGTGCAGGCGAGTCACTTCACCAACAACGGCGTAATCAATCATGCAATCAGCGCTGCGCCCCCGCGCGGCAGCAGCAGCGCGCTGACGCTAACGGATTCTGCCGCCGCGGTGAATAATGGTGCCCTTAATCTTGGGATGACTGACGTGAACGGCAGCGGCAGCAGCAGCGCGGTAACGCTGGCCGGGGATCATGCCCGCTTTATAAATAACGGCACGCTTTATCTCGGCCGCAGCGCGCAGGATCGGCCCGGCGACAGCAGCCAGGATAGGGCCCTGCGCCAGAGCGGGGGCACATTCGGCATTAACCAGTTCGCTGCTTCCAGCGCCATCAACAACGGTCAGATTGTACTGGGAAGCAAAGTGCAGAATGCCGTTGCGATGCAGGTGAGCGGCTCTGCGGATGCCGTTACGCGCAATAATGGCGTCATTGTGGTAAACGGTCGCGCACAGTTCAGACCGGCGGAAAATGTGGCGCTGCAGGTGAAGGATGCGGGCAGCGCAGGTCAGGTAGGCAACGCCGGTACCATCACTCTTAACGGCGACAACGCCACCGGACTGAAAGTCATCGCCACCGCAGATAACCGCGCGTATGGCTGGTCCTCAGGTGTGATTAACGTAACCGGGGAGGCGGATGCGCTGAACGGCACGCGTAATACGGCGGTGTGGGTCACCGCTGAACCCGGCGGCACGGCCTCCGCTGACGTCAGTGGCCCTATTCGCCTGAGCGGCAGGGCGGCAATCGGTATCCGTGCGGAAGGCAACGCGACGGTCACGCTCGCCCCGGACGCCGGGCTGGTATCGGCGGGCGGCGAGGATCAAATCAGTTATCTGGCTGACGGGCCAGCGGCACGGATTAACCTGCCGGCAGGTGGCACCTACCGCACCGCCGGCACCGGGTCGACGCTGTTTCGTTATCAGGAGGGGGCGGATTTTGATGGCCGGGGGATGACGCTGGCGCCCGACGGCGTGTTTTCCACTGGCGTAATCGGCAGTGGTGCAGGGACCGCGGTGTTTACCCATGGCGCAGCGCTGGAAATCGGCGGTTATGCTACCGGGGTCGTCATTGAAGGTGGCGCGCAGGGCGAAATCGACGCGGCGTCGCGCATCACGCTGGAGCAGGCCGGCAGTACCGTCGCCATGGCGGATGGCAACAAGCACGATCTGACCCGTTATATCACCAACCCCATTGCGCATCCGTGGCCCGGCACGCTGCTGGTGAACAATGCGACGATTAACGGCAGCGGCGCCGGCCAGCGTGCGCTGATTGCACAAAATCAGGCGCAGCTTATCAATAATGGCAGCATCACGCTCAGCGGCGGCGGCAGTTACGCTATTCAGGCGCTGACGGGCGGCAAGGTGGTGAACAACGCTGATATCGCTATCGCCGGTGACAGCGCCGCGCTCTATGCCGAAGGATATCGATTCAGTGGTGACGGTGTCACGCCCGCCGCGATCATAAACTATGCGGCACTGCACGTCAGTGCAGGCGATGCCCCCGCGTATGCCCCGGCGCACGGCATGCTGGGTGTAGGGGATCGGGCGGAACTGTACCAGAACGGCACGGTTACGCTCTCTGGCAGCCACAGCGTCGCGGTGGAAGTGGACAGCGCCCGGGCAACGTTATCCGCCGGCTCACGCATCAGCGGCGACAGTGCCGGCCAGACGGCGCTGATTGCCGGCAACGGTGCAGCCATTTTCAATCAGGGCAGCTTAACGCTGGGGGGCGATAACAGCACCGCCGCGCGGCTTTACAGCGGCGGCAACCTGATTAACAGCGGCACGATTGAGGTGGCGCGGGGGATCGGTATTGATGTCAGCGACGGTAACGGTCAGTACACACAGCGTGCCGGCAACCTGCATGTGGGCGGCGGCACCGCGGCGCTGCGCGTGGGAAGAAATGGCATCCTCAGCATTGCCGGCGACGGTGAGGGCGAGAGCTACGACAACTATCCCAGCACGCTGTGGAGCAGCGGGGGCACCGATACGGTGCTGCTGGATAGCGGCGCAGCGGGATTACGTGCCGACCACGTTAATCTCAGCGGCGGCAGTGAGGGGGGACGTGTGCTCAACAACCGGGCAGAAACGGCTGACATCGCGCTGAATTACGTCCGGCTGGATATCAACGGCGGCACCGGTATCCGCTCGGCGACCGCCTTTGATCCCGGCGGCCACGCCTGGATCAACGTAACCGGCGGCGGCACCGGTTATCTGTTTGCCAATGAGGATGGTTCTGCCACGCATAATGATTTGCTGATTGGTCCGGACTATTACTTCTTTGTCTCTGGCAACAGTACTGCCATCCGCGCCAGTACAACCGGCAGGGTAATCAATGCAGGCACCATAGCCATCTACGACTTCAGCGGCGGTTCAGCGATTGTCACCCGTAACGCCAGTGAGGTGATCAACCAGGGCAACATTATTTCCCTGAGCACCGCCGCACCGATCATCGATCTGCGCGGCGGGCAAAGTCGCTTTATTAACACCGGCACGATCAGCGCCCCCTTCCCGGAAACGGTGGTGGTCGCTGGCGGGGCCAGTGATGACCAGATCGCGCTGCTGGCGGGCAGCGTGACCGGTGAAGTGAATACCGGCAACGGCAACGATAGCCTGCAGCTGTCCGGCGGCACGCTGAACGGCAGTGTAACCATGGGCAGCGGCAAAAATCAGGCCTGGATTGAGGGCGTCAGCCTGGCGCAAACCCGGCATATCACCAGCGACAGCGGGCCGGGCAGCGCGCTGAGTTTCAGCGATATCACCGCCCGCGGCGGCTCGTTCAGCACCGACGACAGGCAAAAAGGCACCAACCTGGGCAGCGGCTGGAGCACGCTTAATTTTTATCACACCCGCTGGACGCTGACCGACAATCTGAAACTGGCGCACAGCACGATCAATATTGACCCCACCTCCACACTGTTTGCCGGTAACGGCCTCAATCCGCAACTCAGCGGCGCAACGGCTGACTCGCTGCAGGTCAACAACGCCGGTATGCTGGATTTAACCAACGGCAGCGGGACGCCTGGCAATCGGCTGCGGATTAATGGCACGCTGGCCTCTGCGGGAGGCCAGGCGAAACTCAATACGCAACTGCGCGACGGCGGCACCAGCGACAATCTGCTGGTGCAGGGCAATGTCAGCGGTACCACGCTGCTGGCAGTGACGCCGGTGATGAGCACGATGCCGGTACTGACGCCGCCGCAGGGCATTACGCTGGCTCAGGTAACCGGCAACGCCAGCACGCAGAGTTTTGCCCTGGCGCGTAATTATGTCGCCGCCGGGCCTTATCAGTACGGTTTATACGCCAGTAACGGCGAAACCGGCTGGCATTACCGGCTGGCCTCAAATTTCATCACGGATAGCGCCGGCCGTGCGGTGCGCCCGGCGCTGACGCCGCAGATGCCGTCGTGGATCTCCGCGCCCGTTGCGCTGACCTACTACAACCTGGCGGTGACTGACGATCTGCATAAGCGGCTCGGCGAACTGCGTTCCGCAGACGGCGCGGCAGGCGAGATGTTTATTCGCTATCTGGGGTCTGCACTTACCTACCATACCGATCGCCAATCGCCGCAGTATGGCTACGATTTTGATCTCGACTACAGCGCAGTCCAGCTTGGCGGCAACCTGCTGCATCTGGATGGACTCAGCGACAGCCTGCGGGCTGGTATCGCCTACACGCGCGGTAATGCCCGTCTGCGCCCGCGCGCCGCTGACGGATACAGTTCAACCAGTATCGACAGCGATACCCTCTCTCTGTATGCCACCTGGCTGCGCGACAGCGGCTGGTATGTGGATGGCGCGTTATCACTGGACTGGCATCGCGGTGATACCGACATTGCGCGTCAGCAAAAAGCAGGCAAACTGCGCGGCAATGGCTGGAGCACCTCGCTCGAAACTGGTTATCCGTGGCCGCTTATCCGCGGCCTGCGCCTGACGCCGCAGGCACAGCTGCTTTATCAGCGGCTGACGCTGGACGACATCACCGATGCGGATAACGCGCGCATTCAGTGGCGCGCGTATGATCAGACGCTGGGGCGCGCAGGGCTGCAGCTGGACCGCAGCTGGCAGGATGCGGGTGGCCGGACTTATACCCCGTATGTGCGCACCAGCTATACGCGCGGCTGGGGCGGCGCAGCCTCAATGCGTGCCGGCGTCAGCGACAGCGCAGAGCGCGTCAGCTTTACCAGCGGCCATATCGGACAGATGTGGGATGCCGGACTGGGGGCAACGGCCGCGCTCAGCAGCGATATATCACTCTATGCCGAAGCCGACTATCGCCGGCAAATTAATGGCAACGGCAGCGCAGGCTGGCGTTATAACGCCGGAATGCGCTGGGCGTTTTAA
- a CDS encoding sugar porter family MFS transporter produces MEKELYLTTSTASGPNSPTKTEPFVKIIALVATLGGLLFGYDTGVVSGALLFMRHDLQLTPFTTGLVTSSLLFGAAFGALLAGHFADAMGRRRIIITLAFIFALGAVGSAFAPDVVSMILSRLFLGIAVGGAAATVPVYIAEIAPANKRGQLVTLQELMIVSGQLLAYVSNATFNEIWGGEHTWRWMLALSTVPAVLLWLGMIFMPESPRWHVMRGNTPAARQVLEKTRAAEDVDWELEEIEETIEENRQQGKGRLRDLRTPWLRKVFLLGIGIAAIQQLTGVNTIMYYAPTMLTATGLSNDAALFATIANGAISVVMTLVGIWLIGKAGRRPLVLIGQMGCTACLFFIALVCFLMPEYHANGAVNLLRAYLVLSGMLLFLCFQQGALSPVTWLLLSEIFPARMRGICMGGAVFALWIANFTISMAFPLLLAAFGLAGAFLTFALTGVGGALFVLRAIPETRGRSLEQVEHYFHALYDGKD; encoded by the coding sequence ATGGAAAAAGAACTTTATCTCACCACCAGCACCGCATCCGGCCCTAATAGTCCGACAAAAACCGAGCCGTTTGTAAAGATCATTGCCCTGGTCGCCACGCTGGGCGGGCTGCTGTTTGGTTATGACACCGGCGTGGTTTCCGGCGCGCTGCTGTTTATGCGCCATGATTTACAGCTCACGCCTTTTACCACCGGACTGGTCACCAGTTCACTGCTGTTTGGCGCCGCTTTCGGTGCGCTGCTGGCCGGTCATTTCGCCGACGCCATGGGGCGGCGCAGGATCATCATTACGCTGGCGTTTATCTTTGCGCTGGGTGCTGTCGGGTCTGCTTTCGCTCCGGACGTGGTGTCGATGATACTTTCCCGGCTATTTCTCGGGATTGCGGTAGGCGGCGCGGCGGCCACCGTGCCGGTTTATATCGCCGAAATCGCACCGGCCAATAAGCGCGGTCAGCTGGTAACGCTGCAGGAGCTGATGATCGTCTCCGGTCAGCTGCTGGCCTACGTCTCCAACGCCACCTTTAACGAAATCTGGGGCGGGGAACACACCTGGCGCTGGATGCTGGCCCTCTCTACCGTGCCGGCGGTGCTGCTGTGGCTGGGCATGATCTTTATGCCCGAAAGCCCGCGCTGGCACGTGATGCGCGGCAATACCCCGGCGGCTCGTCAGGTGCTGGAAAAAACCCGCGCCGCGGAGGACGTTGACTGGGAGCTGGAAGAAATTGAAGAGACCATTGAAGAGAACCGGCAGCAGGGCAAAGGCCGCCTGCGCGACCTGCGGACGCCCTGGCTGCGCAAGGTGTTTTTACTGGGCATTGGCATCGCGGCTATCCAGCAGCTGACCGGGGTCAATACCATTATGTACTACGCGCCGACCATGCTGACCGCCACCGGGCTCAGCAACGACGCCGCGCTGTTTGCCACCATCGCTAACGGGGCGATCTCCGTGGTCATGACGCTGGTGGGCATCTGGCTCATCGGCAAAGCCGGCCGCCGTCCGCTGGTGCTGATTGGCCAGATGGGCTGTACCGCCTGCCTGTTTTTTATCGCGCTGGTGTGTTTCCTGATGCCGGAATATCACGCGAACGGCGCCGTCAATCTGCTGCGTGCCTACCTGGTACTGAGCGGCATGTTGCTATTCCTGTGCTTCCAGCAGGGCGCGCTCTCGCCGGTCACCTGGCTGCTGCTGTCAGAAATTTTCCCGGCACGCATGCGCGGTATCTGCATGGGCGGTGCGGTGTTCGCGCTGTGGATCGCAAACTTTACCATTTCGATGGCCTTTCCGTTGCTGCTGGCAGCCTTCGGGCTGGCGGGCGCGTTCCTGACCTTTGCGCTGACAGGCGTCGGCGGCGCGCTGTTTGTGCTGCGCGCCATCCCGGAGACCCGTGGCCGCAGTCTGGAGCAGGTAGAGCACTACTTTCATGCGCTGTATGACGGCAAAGACTGA
- a CDS encoding TIM barrel protein, protein MTVKISRDRFCVNRKIAPNLSLAEFFSLVASLGINKVEIRNDMQGGSVTDGAEGEAVRQLAAQHHLTIETINAVYPFNQLTDAVLEKTRGLLRDARATGAKALVLCPLNDGTPVSDRQTLDALKTLAPLFAEYGIAGLVEPLGFPQSSLRSAALAQQLIRQADVPFKIVLDTFHHHLYEGAEQDFAGGVDVSNIGLVHLSGVTDDRPVSQLTDEERIMLSAEDRLRSREQVLRLEEMGYRGVYAFEPFSSVMETWRAGDIAREITASIDFLTSSSSVQ, encoded by the coding sequence ATGACCGTTAAAATCAGCCGTGACCGATTCTGTGTGAATCGCAAAATTGCTCCGAACCTCAGCCTTGCCGAATTCTTTTCGCTGGTGGCGTCGCTGGGCATCAATAAAGTTGAAATCCGTAACGATATGCAAGGCGGCAGCGTCACCGACGGTGCGGAAGGAGAGGCGGTGCGTCAGCTTGCGGCACAGCATCATCTCACTATTGAGACCATTAATGCGGTTTACCCCTTTAATCAGTTAACCGATGCGGTGCTGGAGAAAACGCGCGGCTTATTACGCGATGCCCGCGCCACCGGCGCAAAGGCACTGGTGCTGTGTCCGCTGAATGACGGTACACCGGTTTCCGATCGTCAAACCCTTGACGCGCTGAAAACGCTGGCGCCGCTGTTTGCAGAATATGGCATCGCCGGTCTGGTTGAACCGCTGGGTTTTCCGCAAAGTTCGCTGCGCTCGGCGGCGCTGGCTCAGCAGCTGATTCGTCAGGCTGACGTGCCGTTTAAGATCGTGCTCGATACATTCCATCATCATCTGTACGAAGGCGCGGAACAGGACTTTGCCGGCGGCGTTGACGTCAGCAATATTGGTCTGGTGCACCTTTCCGGCGTTACCGATGACCGCCCGGTTTCGCAGCTCACTGACGAAGAGCGCATCATGCTGAGCGCGGAAGATCGCCTGCGCTCCCGGGAGCAGGTGCTGCGTCTGGAAGAAATGGGCTATCGCGGTGTGTATGCGTTTGAACCTTTCTCTTCGGTGATGGAGACCTGGCGCGCCGGGGATATCGCGCGTGAAATTACCGCCAGCATTGATTTTCTCACCTCTTCATCCTCTGTCCAGTAA
- a CDS encoding Gfo/Idh/MocA family protein, giving the protein MTLNIGVIGTGAIGREHIRRCSQVLQNARVVALNDINRSNCEQIVRDFDLQAEIYDNAHDLITAPEVQAILVTSWGPTHEAFVLAAIQAGKAVFCEKPLAVTAQGCMNIVEAEMASGKKRVQVGFMRPYDSGYLALKSVLESGEIGEPLMLHCAHRNPEVGDAYTTDMAITDTLIHELDVLRWLLKEDYVSAQVIYPRKTRKASSHLKDPQIVLLETTKGTRIDVEIFVNCEYGYDIQCEVVGEAGIARLPEPMSVQTRRAARLSTGILTDWKKRFIDAYDVELQAFVNNVLSGNMTGPSAWDGYAAAVAADACVAAQRSGNIEPIAMPARPAFYD; this is encoded by the coding sequence ATGACGCTCAATATTGGTGTGATTGGCACCGGTGCCATCGGCCGTGAACATATCCGTCGCTGCAGCCAGGTGCTGCAAAATGCGCGCGTTGTGGCGCTGAATGACATTAACCGCAGCAACTGCGAACAGATCGTGCGTGATTTCGATCTGCAGGCAGAGATTTATGATAATGCCCACGATCTGATCACCGCGCCGGAAGTGCAGGCGATTCTGGTGACGTCGTGGGGACCCACCCACGAGGCCTTTGTACTGGCGGCCATTCAGGCGGGCAAAGCGGTATTCTGCGAAAAACCGCTGGCGGTGACGGCGCAGGGTTGTATGAATATCGTTGAGGCGGAAATGGCGTCCGGTAAAAAACGGGTGCAGGTGGGCTTTATGCGCCCGTATGACAGCGGTTACCTTGCGCTGAAAAGTGTGCTGGAAAGCGGCGAGATCGGTGAGCCGCTGATGCTGCACTGCGCGCACCGTAATCCGGAAGTCGGCGATGCCTATACCACCGATATGGCGATCACCGATACGCTGATTCACGAGCTGGACGTGCTGCGCTGGCTGCTGAAAGAAGATTATGTCAGCGCGCAGGTCATCTACCCGCGTAAAACCCGCAAGGCTTCGTCCCATCTGAAAGACCCGCAGATTGTGCTGCTGGAGACGACAAAAGGGACGCGCATCGACGTTGAGATTTTTGTGAACTGTGAATATGGCTATGACATTCAGTGTGAGGTGGTCGGTGAGGCGGGCATCGCGCGCCTGCCCGAGCCGATGTCAGTGCAAACCCGGCGGGCCGCCCGCCTTTCGACCGGCATTCTGACTGACTGGAAAAAACGTTTCATTGATGCCTATGACGTTGAACTGCAGGCATTCGTGAATAACGTGCTGTCCGGCAACATGACCGGCCCTTCGGCCTGGGATGGCTACGCGGCGGCCGTGGCCGCCGATGCCTGCGTGGCAGCACAGCGCAGTGGCAACATCGAACCCATCGCGATGCCTGCCCGTCCGGCCTTCTACGATTAA
- a CDS encoding aromatic amino acid transporter, with protein sequence MDTTLVRRQPSVWWGAMIICGTVVGAGMFTLPVVMAGAWFGWALLLLAVSWGAMLLSGLLFMGVSLHYPPGAGFDTLTKDLLGRGWAAINGLSILFVLGILTYAYISASGPVYQQSISQLGVPVSTAEAKIALTLCVAAVVWLGTRGVSRLMTFCVLAKILLLILLFGGLLTQVDVPSLLSPAAPGERYWPYALGVLPFCLASFGYHGNITGLVSYYQRNRSQITRALLLGTGMSLALYLFWITSTMGNLPRSAFPGIIREGGDIAALLAALREHLHVRALSLLMSVFSHFAVIASFLGVTAGLFDFIADRLGYADTPRARLKTAALTFLPPLLASLFWPHGFVAAIGFAGLFATLWAVIVPALLAWRAQQRFQPQPRVLPAIVLVLLFGVLNILAWGLSWLGWLPVFGAA encoded by the coding sequence ATGGATACCACTTTAGTCCGCCGCCAGCCTTCCGTGTGGTGGGGGGCGATGATCATCTGCGGCACCGTCGTGGGCGCAGGGATGTTTACCCTGCCGGTTGTGATGGCGGGTGCCTGGTTTGGCTGGGCGTTACTGCTGCTGGCCGTCAGCTGGGGCGCGATGCTGCTGTCCGGGCTGCTGTTTATGGGCGTGAGCCTGCATTATCCGCCCGGCGCCGGGTTCGACACGCTGACCAAAGACCTGCTGGGACGCGGCTGGGCCGCCATCAATGGCCTGAGCATCCTGTTTGTGCTGGGTATTCTTACGTATGCTTATATCTCAGCCAGCGGGCCGGTTTATCAGCAGTCGATCAGCCAGCTTGGCGTACCGGTTTCCACCGCTGAGGCCAAAATTGCCCTGACGCTGTGCGTGGCGGCGGTGGTCTGGCTGGGCACCCGGGGCGTCAGCCGCCTGATGACTTTTTGCGTGCTGGCCAAGATCCTGCTGCTGATCCTGCTGTTTGGCGGCCTGCTAACGCAGGTGGATGTGCCGTCGCTGTTGAGCCCGGCAGCGCCAGGTGAACGCTACTGGCCCTATGCGCTGGGCGTGCTGCCGTTTTGTCTGGCCTCCTTTGGTTATCATGGCAATATCACCGGACTGGTCAGCTATTATCAGCGTAACCGGTCACAGATTACGCGTGCGCTGCTGCTGGGCACCGGCATGTCGCTGGCGCTCTATCTGTTCTGGATCACAAGTACCATGGGCAACCTGCCGCGCAGCGCCTTTCCGGGCATTATCCGTGAGGGAGGCGATATCGCCGCGCTGCTGGCGGCGCTGCGTGAACACCTGCATGTAAGGGCACTGTCACTGCTGATGTCGGTGTTTTCACATTTTGCGGTGATTGCCTCTTTCCTTGGCGTGACGGCCGGGCTGTTTGATTTTATCGCCGACCGACTGGGGTATGCGGATACGCCACGGGCACGGCTGAAAACCGCAGCGCTGACGTTTCTGCCTCCGCTGCTGGCCTCGCTGTTCTGGCCGCACGGTTTTGTGGCGGCAATTGGTTTTGCCGGTTTGTTTGCCACACTGTGGGCAGTGATTGTGCCGGCACTGCTGGCGTGGCGCGCGCAGCAGCGTTTTCAGCCGCAGCCGCGTGTGCTGCCGGCGATTGTGCTGGTGTTGCTGTTTGGCGTACTGAATATTCTGGCGTGGGGATTAAGCTGGCTGGGCTGGCTGCCGGTGTTCGGTGCAGCCTGA
- the uraH gene encoding hydroxyisourate hydrolase produces the protein MKPVHYLLSAALMFTAGSAFADMAKNPISVHVLNLQTGVPTAGVNVELDQQQGTQWIKLAEATTDAQGRIPALYPQGKAAQSGIYRVVFKTGDYYKSTGQQTFFPEIPVMFKLEKTDQHYHIPLLLSQYGYSTYRGN, from the coding sequence ATGAAACCGGTACACTATCTGTTAAGCGCCGCGCTAATGTTCACCGCTGGCAGCGCCTTCGCCGACATGGCAAAAAACCCTATCAGCGTTCACGTCCTCAACCTGCAAACCGGCGTGCCAACGGCCGGAGTCAACGTCGAGCTGGATCAGCAACAGGGAACGCAGTGGATCAAACTGGCCGAAGCCACCACCGATGCCCAGGGTAGAATCCCGGCGCTGTATCCACAGGGAAAAGCCGCACAAAGCGGCATCTATCGCGTGGTGTTTAAAACCGGCGATTACTATAAAAGTACCGGCCAGCAAACGTTCTTCCCGGAGATTCCGGTGATGTTTAAACTGGAGAAAACCGATCAGCACTACCATATCCCGCTGCTGCTCAGCCAGTACGGATACTCGACTTACCGCGGTAACTAA